The following coding sequences are from one Salvia hispanica cultivar TCC Black 2014 chromosome 3, UniMelb_Shisp_WGS_1.0, whole genome shotgun sequence window:
- the LOC125216421 gene encoding floral homeotic protein GLOBOSA-like isoform X2, giving the protein MGRGKIEIKRIENSSNRQVTYSKRRNGIMKKAKEISVLCDAHVSVIIFANSGKMHDFCTPSTTLVDMLDQYHKLSGKRLWDAKHEHLDNEINRIKKENDSMQIQLRHLKGEDISNLSYKELMVLEEALENGITTLKSKQMEFVRMMRKHNEMMEEENQNLLFKLMHLDPMDDNVMEAQGVYDHQVGDYEAQQQMPFAFRVQPMQPNLQERF; this is encoded by the exons ATGGGAAGAGGTAAGATTGAGATCAAGAGGATTGAAAACTCAAGCAACCGGCAGGTCACCTACtccaaaagaagaaatgggATCATGAAAAAAGCAAAGGAGATCAGCGTTTTGTGCGATGCTCATGTTTCTGTCATCATCTTTGCCAACTCCGGCAAGATGCACGACTTCTGCACCCCTTCTACTac aCTGGTTGACATGTTGGATCAGTACCACAAACTCTCTGGAAAGAGGCTCTGGGATGCAAAACATGAG cacTTGGACAATGAAATCAACCGAATCAAGAAAGAGAATGACAGCATGCAGATTCAATTGAG gCACCTGAAAGGAGAAGATATATCTAATTTGAGTTACAAGGAGCTCATGGTGTTGGAGGAAGCCCTCGAAAACGGAATTACAACTCTCAAATCCAAACAG ATGGAGTTCGTGCGGATGATGAGGAAacat AATGAAATGATGGAGGAGGAGAATCAGAACCTTCTATTCAAGCTT ATGCATCTGGATCCGATGGACGATAACGTGATGGAGGCGCAGGGCGTGTACGATCATCAAGTTGGGGACTATGAAGCACAGCAGCAGATGCCATTTGCCTTCCGCGTGCAGCCAATGCAGCCTAATCTGCAGGAGCGTTTCTAA
- the LOC125210178 gene encoding uncharacterized protein LOC125210178 encodes MGGGIGGGRVEVIDAKGCSRLFMDFSSSFRGIPTFSLEPPSESPVKTVKRKGPFSGLVICVTGLSKETRKQVKEATERLGGHYSPHLHPRCTHLVVQISSLSARISIFHGCKFEHAMQHGTTKGLLLVTIGWFVDSVKRNVRLKETLYSVNSIGDDGLAIIDFKRLDQSSGAENSCLPSGLLKHTKQSDLCGAPGSQFSERERKRHSTSSSFSGQTFYVDVDVPAELLSKVSEALSAEGAILLDQWFVGCNATYGATRVTCSAEKTSYEERRMKVSLAKDGLRKCQNHQMQIHIVVIEKKSEASFVNLSRPLTESVKSELILKGRFLTIMFPVDRFSEMGPCARTFFSNKGFTCMQVLDYIYAFYQENMSSEEIELAIYTDSRHADRLRSIYSSKETAERGYVEFRRIDFLGSRRSFEMLKRVQGDNNSNLYELLIRA; translated from the exons ATGGGTGGTGGAATTGGGGGAGGGAGGGTGGAGGTGATTGATGCTAAGGGGTGTTCGAGGCTGTTCATGGATTTTTCTTCCTCATTCAGAGGAATCCCCACATTTTCTTTGGAGCCTCCGTCTGAAAGTCCGGTTAAAACTGTGAAAAGGAAAGGTCCTTTCTCCGGCCTTGTCATTTGCGTGACGGGGCTCTCTAAAG AAACAAGGAAGCAGGTGAAGGAAGCAACAGAGAGATTGGGAGGTCACTATAGTCCTCATCTCCATCCTCGCTGCACTCACTTGGTGGTTCAGATATCCTCTCTTAGTGCACGTATTAGTAT CTTTCATGGATGTAAGTTTGAGCACGCTATGCAACACGGAACTACTAAGGGTTTACTCCTGGTAACAATTGGGTGGTTTGTGGATAGTGTCAAGAGGAATG TTAGGCTGAAAGAAACACTGTACAGTGTTAATAGCATTGGAGATGATGGTTTAGCAATTATCGACTTCAAACGGCTTGATCAAAGCTCTGGTGCAGAAAATTCGTGTCTGCCTTCTGGTTTACTGAAGCATACTAAACAATCCGACCTCTGTGGAGCTCCTGGTTCCCAGTTTtcagagagggagagaaaaaGACACTCTACTTCGTCATCCTTTTCCGGTCAAACCTTTTACGTTGATGTAGATGTACCAGCAGAACTTCTCAGTAAG GTTTCTGAGGCTCTCTCTGCTGAAGGTGCTATCTTACTAGATCAATGGTTTGTTGGCTGCAATGCTACTTAT GGCGCGACTAGGGTGACTTGTTCTGCCGAAAAAACCAGTTATGAAGAGAGGCGAATGAAGGTGAGCCTAGCCAAAGATGGTCTCAGAAAGTGTCAGAACCATCAAATGCAG ATTCACATTGTtgtgatagaaaaaaaatccgAGGCTTCGTTTGTGAACTTGTCTCGACCCCTCACAGAAAG CGTGAAGTCCGAGTTAATACTAAAAGGACGTTTCCTCACGATCATGTTCCCTGTCGACCGGTTCTCTGAGATGGGACCTTGTGCAAGGACATTCTTCAGCAACAAAGGGTTTACATGTATGCAGGTGTTGGATTATATCTATGCATTTTACCAG GAGAATATGTCTAGTGAGGAAATAGAACTTGCCATCTACACAGACTCGAGACACGCTGACCGACTTAGGTCCATCTACTCGAGCAAGGAAACAGCAGAGCGCGGTTATGTAGAATTCAGACGGATTGATTTTCTTGGCAGTCGGAGGAGTTTTGAAATGTTGAAACGCGTACAAGGCGACAATAATAGTAACCTGTACGAGTTATTGATCCGAGCATGA
- the LOC125210984 gene encoding 3beta-hydroxysteroid-dehydrogenase/decarboxylase: MGGEEKWCLVTGGRGFAARHLVVMLIRYGMYSVRIGDLGPTIELDSDEENGVLGEALKSGRADYVSVDLRDKAQVFKACIGVVVVFHMAAPDSSINNYRLHYSVNVQGTQNILDACSKLKIKRLIYTSSPSVVFDGVHGISNGNESLPYPAKHYDSYSDTKAEGESLVINSNGSYGLLTCCIRPSSIFGPGDRLFVPSLVSAARSGKLKFIIGDGKNMYDFTYVENVAHAHICAERALASGGATADKASGQAYFITNGEPLKFWEFVSIILEGLGYERPRTKVPAFLVMPIAHMAELMYKIFAPFGMKVPQLIPSRVRLLSVSRTFDCSKANDLLGYTPIVPLQEGIRRTIDSYRHWRAGVQIERKGPSKVELLLGSGKVAETLLWRDIKLTLTVLAFLAAFYYNFIATGLTFITSLSKLLLMGSVFLFVHGKLPEKILGYKLEKISGSKFHISAAAFHHFALSVVSIWNSTAREFKLLCKGNDNRLFFKVVLSLLLLSILGAISAHNVFAIGLPVLFFCFALYDKKEKQIDKIGLTAIAFGYKLKSRARAKINLRKKQ, encoded by the exons ATGGGCGGCGAAGAGAAGTGGTGCTTGGTGACCGGTGGCAGGGGATTTGCGGCGCGGCATCTGGTGGTGATGCTCATCAGATACGGCATGTATTCGGTTCGCATTGGGGATTTGGGGCCCACCATCGAGCTCGACAGCGACGAGGAGAATGGGGTTCTCGGCGAAGCTCTGAAGTCTGGCCGGGCCGACTATGTGTCTGTAGATCTTCGCGATAAAGCACAAGTGTTTAAGG CTTGCATAGGAGTTGTGGTTGTATTCCATATGGCTGCTCCGGATTCATCCATTAATAACTATCGGCTACATTATTCTGTCAACGTACAAG GAACCCAGAACATTCTTGATGCATGTTCTAAGCTGAAAATTAAAAGGCTTATATATACAAGTTCTCCAAGTGTTGTCTTTGATGGAGTCCATGGTATATCTAATGGAAATGAATCATTACCCTATCCTGCTAAG CACTATGATTCGTACTCTGACACAAAAGCTGAAGGAGAATCCCTAGTTATCAATTCAAATGGTTCATATGGACTTCTAACATGCTGCATTCGACCTAGCAGTATTTTTGGCCCTGGTGATAGGTTGTTTGTTCCATCATTAGTTTCTGCAGCAAGGTCTGGGAAATTAAAG TTCATCATTGGAGATGGTAAGAACATGTATGACTTTACCTATGTTGAGAATGTTGCACATGCTCACATTTGTGCCGAGCGAGCTTTGGCATCTGGAGGGGCAACAGCAGATAAAGCATCTGGACAG GCATATTTCATTACCAATGGGGAACCACTTAAATTTTGGGAGTTCGTCTCTATCATTCTGGAAGGTCTTGGCTATGAAAG GCCAAGAACCAAAGTTCCTGCCTTCCTTGTGATGCCAATTGCGCATATGGCGGAgttaatgtataaaatatttgcaCCTTTTGGAATGAAGGTACCACAGTTGATACCTTCAAGAGTTCGACTTCTGTCTGTCAGCAGAACCTTTGATTGTTCGAAAGCAAATGACCTTCTTGGCTACACCCCGATTGTACCCCTACAG GAGGGAATTAGAAGAACTATTGACTCATACCGACATTGGAGAGCTGGTGTTCAAATTGAAAGAAAGGGGCCTTCTAAAGTTGAATTACTTCTTGGCAGTGGGAAAG TTGCTGAAACACTACTTTGGAGGGACATAAAGCTGACACTCACTGTACTGGCATTCTTGGCTgcattttactataattttatagcCACTGGATTGACCTTCATAACTTCACTTTCCAAGCTTCTATTGATGGGATCAGTCTTCCTCTTTGTCCATGGAAAACTACCCGAAAAAAT ATTAGGATATAAACTAGAAAAGATTTCCGgatcaaaatttcatatctCTGCAGCTGCTTTCCACCATTTTGCTTTATCTGTGGTTTCGATATGGAATTCTACTGCTCGGGAATTCAAATTACTTTGTAAAGGAAATGACAATAGACTCTTCTTCAAG GTTGTTCTTTCATTATTGCTTCTCAGTATCCTTGGAGCAATTTCAGCACATAATGTTTTTGCTATAG GACTACCCGTcctctttttttgttttgctcTGTACGACAAAAAGGAGAAACAGATCGACAAAATAGGCCTAACAGCAATTGCATTTGGATACAAACTGAAGTCCCGCGCTAGGGCAAAGATTAACTTGAGGAAAAAGCAATAA
- the LOC125216187 gene encoding uncharacterized protein LOC125216187: protein MQHGTTKGLLLVTIGWFVDSVKRNVRLKETLYSVNSIGDDGLAIIDFKRLDQSSGAENSCLPSGLLKHTKQSDLCGAPGSQFSERERKRHSTSSSFSGQTFYVDVDVPAELLSKVSEALSAEGAILLDQWFVGCNATYVVCEGHSIQKYMRHSDQCCNIYRSTHDAIFFSPSAAMGSKVCKRKISSQTRPLIGRSSQVYWS, encoded by the exons ATGCAACACGGAACTACTAAGGGTTTACTCCTGGTAACAATTGGGTGGTTTGTGGATAGTGTCAAGAGGAATG TTAGGCTGAAAGAAACACTGTACAGTGTTAATAGCATTGGAGATGATGGTTTAGCAATTATCGACTTCAAACGGCTTGATCAAAGCTCTGGTGCAGAAAATTCGTGTCTGCCTTCTGGTTTACTGAAGCATACTAAACAATCCGACCTCTGTGGAGCTCCTGGTTCCCAGTTTtcagagagggagagaaaaaGACACTCTACTTCGTCATCCTTTTCCGGTCAAACCTTTTACGTTGATGTAGATGTACCAGCAGAACTTCTCAGTAAG GTTTCTGAGGCTCTCTCTGCTGAAGGTGCTATCTTACTAGATCAATGGTTTGTTGGCTGCAATGCTACTTATGTAGTTTGCGAAGGACATtctatacaaaaatatatgcGACACTCAGACCAATGTTGTAACA TATATCGCAGCACTCACGATGCCATTTTTTTCTCCCCCTCAGCCGCTATGGGTTCTAAAGtctgcaaaagaaaaatatcttCACAGACTCGTCCATTAATCGGCCGATCTAGCCAGGTTTACTGGAGTTAG
- the LOC125216421 gene encoding floral homeotic protein GLOBOSA-like isoform X1 has translation MGRGKIEIKRIENSSNRQVTYSKRRNGIMKKAKEISVLCDAHVSVIIFANSGKMHDFCTPSTTLVDMLDQYHKLSGKRLWDAKHEHLDNEINRIKKENDSMQIQLRHLKGEDISNLSYKELMVLEEALENGITTLKSKQMEFVRMMRKHNEMMEEENQNLLFKLRQMHLDPMDDNVMEAQGVYDHQVGDYEAQQQMPFAFRVQPMQPNLQERF, from the exons ATGGGAAGAGGTAAGATTGAGATCAAGAGGATTGAAAACTCAAGCAACCGGCAGGTCACCTACtccaaaagaagaaatgggATCATGAAAAAAGCAAAGGAGATCAGCGTTTTGTGCGATGCTCATGTTTCTGTCATCATCTTTGCCAACTCCGGCAAGATGCACGACTTCTGCACCCCTTCTACTac aCTGGTTGACATGTTGGATCAGTACCACAAACTCTCTGGAAAGAGGCTCTGGGATGCAAAACATGAG cacTTGGACAATGAAATCAACCGAATCAAGAAAGAGAATGACAGCATGCAGATTCAATTGAG gCACCTGAAAGGAGAAGATATATCTAATTTGAGTTACAAGGAGCTCATGGTGTTGGAGGAAGCCCTCGAAAACGGAATTACAACTCTCAAATCCAAACAG ATGGAGTTCGTGCGGATGATGAGGAAacat AATGAAATGATGGAGGAGGAGAATCAGAACCTTCTATTCAAGCTT CGGCAGATGCATCTGGATCCGATGGACGATAACGTGATGGAGGCGCAGGGCGTGTACGATCATCAAGTTGGGGACTATGAAGCACAGCAGCAGATGCCATTTGCCTTCCGCGTGCAGCCAATGCAGCCTAATCTGCAGGAGCGTTTCTAA